The Chryseobacterium scophthalmum genome has a window encoding:
- the gltX gene encoding glutamate--tRNA ligase — translation MEKVRVRFAPSPTGPLHLGGVRTALYDYLFAKNQGGEFVLRIEDTDTARYVEGAEEYIEEALEWCGIIPDESPKKGGKFAPYRQSERRDIYDKYTEQILKTDYAYIAFDTAEELDAIRAEYEAKGDVFSYDNKTRNRLRNSLALSEEEVQKLLEAKTPYVVRFKMPVDRTLGLVDIIRGNSAVNTDTLDDKVLVKNDGMPTYHFANIIDDHEMEISHVIRGEEWLPSLGLHTLLYEAMGWEAPQFAHLSLILKPEGKGKLSKRDGDKFGFPVFPLNFTDPATGNVSKGYRESGYLPEAFINMVALLGWSPADDKEILSLDEMVKEFDLHKVHKAGARFSKEKSEWFNHQYIQKTSDEELSNILKNSDLSLNMDDEKLLKIIHLMKERATFPKDIYENGKFFFEAPTSYDEKASKKAWNDETSNLLTEFAVTLSGVEAFTAENIKQNLHDFAENKGLGMGKVMMPLRLALVGELKGPDVPDILELIGKEESIARISNAVNNFK, via the coding sequence ATGGAGAAAGTAAGAGTCCGTTTTGCACCAAGTCCTACAGGACCTTTGCATTTGGGAGGCGTAAGAACCGCATTGTATGATTATCTTTTTGCTAAAAATCAGGGCGGCGAATTTGTTTTGAGAATAGAAGACACCGATACTGCAAGATACGTAGAAGGAGCCGAAGAATACATTGAGGAAGCCTTGGAATGGTGCGGAATCATCCCCGATGAAAGCCCTAAAAAAGGCGGAAAATTTGCTCCATACAGACAATCTGAAAGAAGAGATATTTACGATAAATACACAGAGCAGATCCTAAAAACAGATTATGCTTACATCGCTTTCGACACAGCGGAAGAATTAGATGCAATCCGTGCTGAATACGAAGCTAAAGGCGATGTTTTCTCTTATGACAATAAAACCAGAAACCGCTTAAGAAACAGTCTTGCTCTTTCTGAAGAGGAAGTTCAAAAGTTGTTGGAGGCAAAAACACCTTACGTTGTAAGATTTAAAATGCCTGTTGACAGAACTTTAGGTTTGGTAGACATCATCAGAGGAAACTCTGCGGTAAATACAGATACTTTAGACGATAAAGTTTTGGTAAAAAACGACGGAATGCCAACTTACCACTTCGCCAACATTATCGACGACCATGAGATGGAAATTTCTCACGTTATTCGTGGTGAAGAATGGTTGCCTTCTTTAGGTTTACACACTTTATTATATGAAGCAATGGGTTGGGAAGCGCCTCAGTTTGCCCACCTTTCTTTAATTTTAAAACCAGAAGGAAAAGGAAAATTAAGCAAAAGAGACGGTGACAAATTCGGATTCCCGGTATTTCCTTTAAACTTTACAGATCCTGCAACTGGAAACGTATCTAAAGGTTACAGAGAAAGCGGTTATCTTCCTGAAGCTTTCATCAATATGGTCGCGCTTTTAGGATGGTCTCCTGCAGATGACAAAGAAATTTTGTCTTTGGATGAAATGGTAAAAGAATTTGATTTACATAAAGTTCATAAAGCCGGAGCAAGATTCAGTAAAGAAAAATCTGAGTGGTTCAATCATCAGTATATTCAAAAAACTTCTGATGAAGAATTATCAAATATTCTTAAAAATTCAGATCTAAGCTTGAATATGGATGATGAAAAATTATTAAAGATCATTCATCTGATGAAAGAAAGAGCGACCTTCCCGAAAGATATTTATGAAAACGGAAAGTTTTTCTTTGAAGCACCTACTTCTTATGATGAAAAGGCTTCAAAAAAAGCTTGGAATGACGAAACGTCAAATCTTTTGACTGAATTTGCTGTCACGTTGAGCGGAGTCGAAGCGTTTACTGCTGAAAACATCAAACAGAACTTACACGACTTTGCTGAAAACAAAGGTTTGGGAATGGGGAAAGTAATGATGCCTCTTCGTTTAGCTTTGGTAGGAGAATTGAAAGGACCAGACGTTCCGGATATTTTGGAACTCATTGGAAAAGAAGAAAGTATCGCCAGAATAAGCAATGCTGTAAATAATTTTAAATAG
- a CDS encoding acetyl-CoA carboxylase carboxyltransferase subunit alpha, with protein MEYLSFELPIKELMDQYQTCSLVGEESGVDVKLACSQIEDKIRDTKKEIYGNLTPWQRVQLSRHPDRPYTLDYIKGMVDKGSFLELHGDRNFADDPALIGGLATLDGQRIMILGTQKGRTTKERQYRRFGMPNPEGYRKALRLMKLAEKFKIPVVTLVDTPGAYPGLEAEERGQGEAIARNIFEMTMLKTPIFTYIIGEGASGGALGIGVGNKVYMLENTWYTVIAPESCSSILWRNWDHKEDAANALNLTPKDALREKFIDGIIEEPLGGAHYDPEVAYLNLKASILQNIKAFSKFTGKELETHRQDKFIAMGQFKG; from the coding sequence ATGGAATATTTAAGTTTCGAACTTCCTATAAAAGAGCTGATGGATCAATATCAAACATGTTCTTTGGTAGGAGAAGAAAGTGGTGTTGATGTAAAATTAGCATGCAGTCAGATCGAAGACAAGATCAGAGATACCAAAAAAGAGATCTATGGAAATCTTACCCCTTGGCAAAGAGTACAGTTATCACGTCATCCGGATCGCCCTTATACTTTAGATTACATTAAAGGTATGGTAGATAAAGGAAGCTTCCTTGAGCTTCACGGAGACAGAAACTTTGCAGATGACCCTGCATTGATTGGTGGTTTGGCTACATTGGATGGTCAAAGAATCATGATTTTGGGAACTCAAAAAGGGAGAACAACCAAAGAAAGACAATACAGAAGATTCGGAATGCCAAATCCTGAAGGATACAGAAAAGCTTTAAGACTAATGAAGCTTGCTGAAAAATTCAAAATTCCTGTAGTTACTTTGGTAGATACACCAGGAGCTTATCCTGGTTTGGAAGCTGAAGAAAGAGGACAAGGTGAAGCAATTGCAAGAAACATTTTCGAAATGACAATGCTTAAAACTCCTATTTTCACTTACATTATCGGTGAAGGAGCAAGTGGTGGTGCATTAGGAATTGGCGTTGGTAACAAAGTGTATATGTTAGAAAACACTTGGTACACCGTAATTGCACCGGAAAGTTGTTCTTCAATTCTTTGGAGAAACTGGGATCATAAAGAAGATGCTGCAAACGCATTAAATCTTACCCCGAAAGATGCATTGAGAGAAAAATTCATCGACGGAATTATAGAAGAACCACTTGGTGGAGCTCATTATGACCCGGAAGTTGCTTATTTAAATTTAAAGGCTTCTATTTTACAGAACATAAAAGCTTTCTCTAAATTTACAGGTAAGGAACTAGAAACTCACAGACAAGACAAGTTTATTGCGATGGGGCAATTTAAAGGATAA
- a CDS encoding DUF6759 domain-containing protein has translation MKKLFLIIFLSIFSVGFAQKKKKAKTKVVAEKETVIIYTLEEAESTAEARIIAGFIKQNPGHEKNDKLKRKLIDIIMADNSIEAKPTIKPLSKNKIEKIVSNNELNKGKTLASNTNAKTVATPERTVNYAAVGSSSKKSEPSAEAKKTASYLTHLFNNDPNDNEAYINIKNKSKCRLIVKISGKKYYNLDVPPNGQNFVMVEKGEYVLTTMVCDAKYSSLKKVTRDIEIQLNVAE, from the coding sequence ATGAAAAAACTATTTCTAATCATATTCCTTTCCATTTTCAGTGTAGGCTTTGCTCAAAAGAAGAAAAAAGCCAAAACTAAAGTTGTTGCTGAAAAAGAAACAGTTATTATTTATACGCTTGAAGAAGCTGAGTCTACTGCAGAAGCAAGAATTATAGCGGGTTTTATTAAACAAAATCCGGGACACGAAAAAAACGACAAGTTAAAAAGAAAACTTATTGATATTATTATGGCAGATAATTCTATCGAGGCGAAACCTACCATAAAACCTTTAAGTAAAAATAAAATTGAAAAAATTGTAAGTAATAACGAACTTAATAAAGGTAAAACTTTAGCTTCAAATACCAATGCAAAAACGGTCGCTACACCAGAAAGAACGGTTAATTATGCTGCAGTAGGAAGCTCAAGTAAAAAATCCGAGCCAAGTGCTGAAGCAAAAAAAACAGCTTCTTATTTGACTCATCTCTTCAATAATGATCCTAACGATAATGAAGCTTATATTAATATTAAAAATAAATCGAAATGCAGATTGATTGTAAAAATAAGCGGAAAAAAATATTATAATCTTGATGTGCCGCCAAACGGGCAAAATTTTGTGATGGTTGAAAAAGGAGAATATGTTTTGACAACCATGGTTTGTGATGCCAAATATTCTTCACTCAAAAAAGTAACAAGAGATATTGAAATTCAGCTGAATGTTGCTGAATAA
- the tsf gene encoding translation elongation factor Ts: MSYSPAAADVAKLRNQTGAGMMDCKKALVEAEGDFEKAVDILRKKGQKVAANRADRDSSEGAVIARVNEDNTLGVIISLNCETDFVAKNEAFIELAYELAEMAIFAATKEELLATDFHGLTVADKLIEQTGVIGEKIEIGAFERITGPFLGAYIHAGNKIAAITALSAKVDGADEAAKSVSMQAAAMNPIALDETSVSQETIDKELEIERHKLTEEGKPANIIDNILKGKMQRFYKDNTLVHQDFIKDSSISVADYVKSVNGDLKVTGFVRVSL; encoded by the coding sequence ATGTCTTATTCACCAGCTGCTGCAGACGTAGCAAAATTAAGAAACCAAACAGGTGCAGGTATGATGGACTGCAAGAAAGCTCTAGTTGAAGCAGAAGGAGACTTCGAAAAAGCAGTAGATATCCTTAGAAAAAAAGGACAGAAAGTTGCTGCTAACAGAGCTGACAGAGATTCTTCTGAAGGTGCAGTAATCGCAAGAGTAAACGAAGATAATACTTTAGGTGTTATTATTTCTTTAAACTGCGAAACTGACTTCGTTGCTAAAAACGAAGCGTTCATCGAGTTAGCTTACGAATTAGCTGAAATGGCTATTTTCGCTGCTACTAAAGAAGAATTATTGGCTACAGATTTCCACGGATTAACTGTTGCTGATAAATTAATCGAGCAAACTGGAGTTATCGGTGAGAAAATCGAGATTGGTGCATTCGAAAGAATTACAGGACCTTTCTTGGGAGCTTACATCCATGCTGGAAACAAAATCGCTGCAATCACTGCACTTTCTGCTAAAGTAGACGGAGCTGACGAAGCTGCTAAATCTGTTTCTATGCAGGCTGCTGCTATGAACCCAATTGCTCTTGACGAAACTTCTGTTTCTCAGGAAACTATCGACAAAGAATTGGAAATCGAAAGACACAAACTTACCGAAGAAGGTAAACCTGCAAATATTATCGATAATATCTTGAAAGGTAAAATGCAGAGATTCTACAAAGACAATACTTTGGTACACCAAGATTTCATCAAAGACAGCTCTATTTCTGTTGCTGATTACGTAAAATCTGTAAACGGAGATCTTAAAGTAACAGGATTTGTAAGAGTTAGCTTATAA
- a CDS encoding T9SS type B sorting domain-containing protein has protein sequence MKRFLLIICTFWCFILNAQLDTEHWFAPMSAKAGTGGLEGYLYLSTNETVPFSVQIFNNNTLYTTVQVSKNNPTQVIIPNNFLIASAQNQLFTPNNMGLNVKGPKKFFANYRFAMSNHAEILTSKGAAGLGTTFYAGVAPISGSENHMNATIGVTATEDNTVVTISGYNPSITFSDGISSPTRTFTLNKGKSYILDVVSSTSNINKTGLVGAKIVATKAISVTNGNFNAAYTSQNLTNNDILMDQAVPVDRLGKDFVVVKGNGTVTSEMETALIIATENNTQITFNGSGAVITLNEGQHYLVPSTRYQHQGNGHYNMNISSTKNVYVYQLLSGATNGNEYASGGMNFIPPLSCFMPNKIDEIGFINRIGGQTFATRLNIITQVGATVTLNGGNIAAGNGPYPVTGNPNWVSYSIQNVTGNVTLNSTKAMTAGIAAGSGAVGYGGYFAGFSSVPAITKTGDCYAGIILQVDNNYDGYQWYLNGVAIQGATTFSINPELYGAGAYTCSVTKNNCETKLTTIYNYTLCPPISTTTFTIGSCNTKMSTPAFTSSTQTIVPSLTAIISQPTNGTATVNPTTGQITYTPNATTVNTTDQFVYYIQGNGNPFAFEYFRIIINTDVLQVNNASISICNSAAGNGTYNLTTASVTSAVGANITYFTNANLTGQITDPTNYTGPAGIIYANVTSAYGCSKVAQITLTMNPAPNINTSTYNAEFCDDNSSGVININFATVTPQIVTNSANFTVKYYLNQADATAGNNNTLPTNWSYSTNTTVYVRVESINGCPPAFGQINFVIKNKVPLLTPTHVVEICDTDMNGSETVNLNTYKNIFTTDPGTSVTFHNSLADAQSGANAIPATQTINNGATGTFYLRFTNATQCFNTASLAIKVNAIPNINISNFNGNLCDDNFDGIVNVNFNTITPQVVTNSANFTVRYYLSQADANAGNTNTLPTNWTYTSATTVYIRVDGTSTICPTAFGQINFTIGNKITLLTTNFTAEICDNDLNGSQSVNLNDYRNQFTADPSVTLTYHATLADAQSGINGLAVNQIITTPATFYIRFTSNNGCPNTATLKISLRSPKKSEVLKDQIICSNDKAVLNAGDGFTSYLWSTGATTSTITVGVGTYYVDLGFNGCTYRQTVTVTAAQSPTITSIVVTGTTATINVTGGNAPYQYSLNGSDYQNSNVFTGLSRGPYKVYVIGRDGCQPVIKDFLILNLINTITPNGDGRNDVLDYSDLRIKDQVSIEVVDRYGAAVYKSSGNNYKWDGKSGGRNLSTGTYWYIIKWIEPDTKLPVSNSGWLLIKNRE, from the coding sequence ATGAAAAGATTTCTACTTATTATCTGTACATTTTGGTGTTTTATCCTTAATGCTCAACTTGATACAGAGCACTGGTTTGCTCCAATGTCTGCAAAGGCCGGAACCGGTGGTCTTGAAGGATATTTATATTTATCAACCAATGAAACAGTGCCTTTTTCGGTACAGATCTTCAACAATAACACATTGTATACAACGGTACAGGTAAGTAAGAATAATCCGACACAAGTAATTATTCCCAATAATTTTTTGATCGCTTCAGCTCAAAACCAGTTGTTTACCCCGAATAACATGGGATTGAATGTGAAAGGTCCTAAAAAATTCTTTGCCAATTATAGGTTTGCAATGTCGAATCATGCTGAAATTCTTACTTCAAAAGGAGCAGCAGGTTTAGGAACAACATTTTATGCGGGAGTAGCTCCTATTTCAGGATCTGAAAACCACATGAATGCTACAATCGGAGTTACTGCGACTGAAGACAATACGGTCGTTACAATTTCCGGCTACAATCCGAGTATTACTTTTTCAGACGGAATATCTTCACCCACAAGAACATTTACGCTTAATAAAGGTAAATCTTACATCTTAGATGTTGTAAGTTCTACTTCTAATATCAATAAAACAGGACTAGTAGGAGCAAAAATTGTTGCTACAAAAGCTATTTCAGTGACCAACGGAAACTTTAACGCAGCCTATACTTCTCAAAACCTTACCAACAATGATATTTTGATGGATCAGGCGGTTCCTGTAGATCGTTTAGGAAAAGATTTCGTAGTAGTAAAAGGAAATGGAACGGTAACTTCTGAAATGGAAACCGCTCTGATTATTGCTACAGAAAACAATACGCAGATCACATTTAACGGAAGCGGAGCTGTAATAACCCTTAATGAAGGTCAACATTATTTAGTACCAAGTACAAGATACCAACATCAGGGAAATGGTCATTATAATATGAATATTTCTTCAACTAAAAATGTATATGTTTACCAGCTTCTTTCGGGTGCTACCAACGGAAACGAATATGCTTCAGGAGGAATGAATTTCATCCCGCCATTAAGCTGTTTTATGCCAAATAAAATTGACGAAATTGGATTTATCAACAGAATCGGAGGACAGACTTTTGCGACAAGATTAAATATTATCACTCAAGTCGGAGCTACCGTAACCTTAAACGGAGGTAATATTGCAGCAGGAAACGGACCTTATCCTGTAACAGGAAATCCGAATTGGGTAAGTTATTCTATCCAAAATGTGACAGGAAATGTAACATTAAACTCTACGAAAGCAATGACTGCAGGAATTGCTGCAGGAAGTGGCGCTGTAGGATACGGAGGATATTTTGCTGGATTTTCATCAGTTCCGGCAATTACAAAAACCGGTGATTGCTACGCAGGAATTATTTTGCAGGTTGATAATAATTACGATGGTTATCAATGGTATTTAAATGGTGTTGCTATTCAAGGCGCAACTACTTTTTCCATTAATCCTGAACTATATGGAGCGGGAGCTTATACTTGTTCGGTAACAAAGAACAATTGTGAAACAAAATTGACTACAATATACAATTACACACTTTGTCCGCCAATTTCAACAACAACTTTTACCATCGGGTCTTGTAATACCAAAATGAGTACTCCGGCATTTACTAGTTCTACACAAACCATTGTTCCATCATTAACTGCGATTATTTCTCAGCCAACGAATGGAACCGCAACAGTAAACCCAACCACAGGACAAATTACTTACACCCCCAATGCAACGACTGTAAATACTACAGACCAATTTGTTTATTATATTCAGGGAAATGGAAATCCTTTTGCTTTTGAATATTTTAGAATCATCATTAATACAGATGTTCTTCAGGTAAACAATGCCTCAATAAGCATTTGTAATAGCGCTGCAGGAAATGGAACCTATAATTTAACGACTGCAAGTGTTACATCAGCTGTTGGAGCCAATATTACTTATTTTACCAATGCAAATTTAACAGGGCAAATTACTGATCCAACCAATTATACAGGACCTGCAGGAATTATTTATGCTAATGTAACTTCGGCTTACGGATGTTCTAAAGTTGCACAGATTACATTGACAATGAATCCGGCTCCAAACATCAATACAAGCACTTATAATGCAGAGTTTTGTGATGATAATTCTTCTGGAGTTATCAACATCAATTTTGCAACAGTTACTCCACAAATTGTTACCAATTCAGCGAATTTTACTGTAAAATATTATTTAAATCAAGCTGATGCAACTGCAGGAAATAACAATACATTGCCAACGAACTGGAGCTACTCTACAAATACTACAGTTTATGTAAGAGTTGAAAGCATAAACGGTTGCCCTCCTGCTTTTGGGCAAATTAATTTTGTTATTAAAAACAAAGTTCCTTTGCTAACTCCAACGCACGTTGTAGAAATTTGCGATACAGATATGAATGGATCTGAAACAGTGAATCTAAATACTTATAAAAACATTTTCACTACAGATCCTGGAACCAGTGTTACTTTCCACAATAGTTTGGCAGATGCACAATCTGGTGCAAACGCAATTCCAGCAACGCAAACAATCAATAACGGAGCAACGGGAACTTTTTATTTAAGATTTACAAATGCAACACAGTGTTTTAACACCGCAAGTTTAGCAATCAAAGTAAATGCTATTCCTAATATTAATATCTCAAATTTTAATGGTAATCTTTGTGATGATAATTTTGACGGAATTGTGAATGTAAATTTCAATACTATTACTCCGCAAGTTGTAACAAATTCTGCCAATTTTACGGTAAGATATTATTTAAGTCAAGCTGATGCAAATGCTGGAAATACGAACACACTTCCAACTAACTGGACTTATACATCAGCAACAACCGTTTATATAAGAGTAGACGGTACAAGTACAATTTGCCCGACTGCTTTTGGACAAATTAATTTTACCATAGGTAATAAAATCACCTTACTTACTACAAACTTCACTGCTGAAATTTGTGATAATGATTTAAATGGTTCGCAAAGTGTTAATCTAAATGATTATAGAAATCAATTTACTGCAGATCCTTCTGTAACATTAACTTACCACGCAACTTTGGCAGATGCGCAATCAGGAATCAACGGATTAGCAGTAAATCAAATCATTACAACTCCGGCTACATTTTATATTAGATTCACGAGTAATAACGGATGTCCGAATACAGCAACTTTAAAAATCAGTTTAAGATCTCCAAAAAAATCTGAAGTTTTGAAAGACCAGATTATTTGTTCAAATGACAAAGCAGTTTTAAATGCAGGAGACGGATTCACTTCTTATTTATGGAGTACAGGAGCCACTACTTCTACCATTACTGTTGGCGTAGGAACTTATTATGTAGATTTAGGCTTTAATGGTTGCACATACAGACAAACTGTAACGGTAACTGCTGCACAATCCCCAACTATTACGAGCATTGTTGTTACAGGAACTACTGCCACAATTAATGTTACGGGAGGTAATGCACCATACCAATATTCATTAAATGGTTCAGATTATCAAAACTCTAATGTATTTACAGGTTTATCGAGAGGACCTTACAAAGTTTATGTAATTGGAAGAGATGGTTGTCAACCAGTAATCAAAGATTTTTTAATTTTAAATTTAATTAATACCATCACTCCAAACGGAGACGGAAGAAATGATGTTTTAGATTATTCTGATTTAAGAATAAAAGATCAGGTAAGCATTGAAGTTGTTGACCGTTATGGTGCAGCAGTTTACAAATCCTCAGGCAACAACTACAAGTGGGACGGAAAATCTGGCGGAAGAAATCTTTCAACAGGAACTTATTGGTACATTATCAAATGGATTGAGCCTGACACAAAATTACCGGTTTCTAACTCTGGTTGGTTATTAATAAAGAATCGAGAATAG
- a CDS encoding T9SS type B sorting domain-containing protein: protein MKRFLLSLALILGMFTSLFAQRDTEHWIAPYYATAGGYTNKLYLSTDNATPFAVTVYSNNAVIGTVTISKNNPMTFDIPVTTISANLAADAFNVITKGVYLQGSKPFYCTLRMGQFSHGEIVTSKGKAGLGKEFYVANTPSLATFNNFTAGVLATENNTVVTVTWNGSVTFFGAPTNPAPTNTHTFTLNKGQSFIFAGNTSGTAPFMGAKIVSDKPITLTNGNVNGNFGATGTAGGSDAILDQSVPVERLGSTFAMVRTKSTTSDLEGGIVIATENNTDIFLNGAGAAVATINQGQWYRIPGSAYQLQGTNNHYNMLVTTSKNAYLYQLVSVNDNSATCGFNYIPPLNCFLPRKIDEIGKINEMPGYTGTINLKLNILTEAGATVLVNNVPPTPAQGPYPLTGNTTWVTYAIEGIPDNLTITSTKAVTAGINGGYETAGYGGYFAGFSSIPVISKQTGECIPGIILEVDDGYDSYQWFLNNVAIPGATAHTITPAVAGNYTVKVTMGTCPPVTTPIYKVFTCLAQTTQNINICGTKAIVPTFTNSTQTPVPGTVVIVTAPTNGTATPNPATGVITYVPNPGYLGPDKIVYKFCGNATEFVDCEQITLNLNVVPFVLTDRTIKACQYAGNGFFDLTTANVTDNAVPTTKKFYPTLADLNANTNQITNPTNYFSGLGSVYVRVLTAEGCVGNAKITLDFFPTPVVKEATLTECFIENNETKGKFNLLNANITAEAPVTKKFYPTSTDASNGTNEILGVDAYISGNGAVYARVFNSNGCYAIAKINLKVTPPKRSPLLVDKYICIDDRTTLDAGPGYQSYRWSTGATTQSIVGVAVGDYWVILQDSGCSVKQFVSVKKAQDPVITSIEISNNTATVIVTGGIAPYKFSADGVTWQDSNVFTNLTRGQQTFYVKDSFNCNPISVEVTIPNLVNAITPNGDNVNDYIDYRELAYKDNLIFVIYDRYGNKIFTGDKSNNYRWDGTHSNKKIVTGTYWYHINWNEPNATKTPIKYTGWILVKNRE, encoded by the coding sequence ATGAAAAGATTTCTACTCAGCTTAGCATTAATACTCGGCATGTTTACGTCTCTGTTTGCACAGAGAGATACAGAACATTGGATCGCACCCTATTATGCTACCGCTGGAGGGTACACAAATAAATTATATTTGTCTACCGACAATGCAACACCTTTTGCAGTCACTGTCTATAGCAATAATGCAGTTATAGGAACGGTAACAATTAGCAAAAACAACCCAATGACCTTCGACATTCCGGTCACTACAATCTCAGCTAATCTTGCTGCGGATGCATTTAATGTTATTACTAAAGGAGTGTATCTACAAGGAAGTAAACCATTCTACTGTACGCTAAGAATGGGGCAGTTCTCACATGGAGAAATTGTTACCAGTAAAGGTAAAGCAGGCCTTGGAAAGGAGTTTTACGTAGCTAATACTCCATCTCTTGCAACATTTAATAACTTTACAGCGGGAGTTTTAGCAACAGAAAACAATACAGTAGTTACAGTAACCTGGAATGGTAGCGTCACATTTTTTGGAGCGCCTACAAACCCAGCACCAACAAACACCCATACTTTCACTTTAAACAAAGGGCAATCTTTTATTTTTGCAGGAAACACCTCAGGAACAGCACCTTTTATGGGAGCTAAAATTGTTTCAGATAAACCGATTACATTAACCAACGGAAACGTTAACGGAAATTTCGGAGCTACAGGAACTGCGGGCGGATCTGACGCCATTTTAGACCAATCTGTTCCCGTAGAAAGACTAGGTAGTACTTTTGCAATGGTGAGAACTAAATCTACCACCTCAGATTTAGAAGGTGGAATTGTAATCGCTACAGAAAATAATACAGACATATTTTTAAATGGTGCGGGAGCCGCCGTTGCCACTATCAATCAAGGGCAATGGTATAGAATTCCGGGAAGTGCTTATCAATTACAAGGGACTAATAACCATTACAATATGTTGGTTACAACTTCCAAAAATGCATATTTATATCAGTTGGTTTCTGTAAACGATAATAGTGCAACTTGTGGGTTTAACTATATTCCCCCATTGAACTGTTTTTTACCTAGAAAAATCGATGAAATTGGAAAAATCAACGAAATGCCTGGTTATACCGGTACGATTAATCTAAAATTAAATATCTTAACAGAAGCAGGAGCTACAGTATTAGTAAACAATGTCCCTCCAACTCCAGCACAAGGGCCTTATCCTCTCACAGGAAATACAACATGGGTAACCTATGCTATTGAAGGAATACCAGACAATTTAACCATTACATCGACCAAAGCCGTTACAGCAGGTATTAACGGCGGATATGAAACAGCTGGATACGGAGGATATTTTGCAGGATTCTCTTCAATTCCGGTAATTTCAAAACAGACGGGAGAATGTATTCCCGGAATTATTTTAGAAGTTGATGATGGTTATGACAGTTATCAATGGTTTTTGAACAACGTCGCAATTCCTGGAGCAACTGCTCACACAATAACTCCTGCGGTTGCCGGAAACTATACTGTTAAAGTAACGATGGGAACTTGCCCACCAGTGACAACACCAATATACAAGGTATTTACTTGTTTGGCGCAAACCACTCAAAACATAAATATCTGTGGTACAAAAGCAATTGTTCCTACATTTACAAACTCAACTCAAACACCAGTTCCAGGAACTGTTGTAATTGTTACAGCACCAACAAATGGAACTGCAACACCTAATCCAGCTACAGGAGTAATTACTTATGTTCCAAACCCTGGATACTTAGGACCAGATAAAATTGTTTATAAATTCTGTGGTAATGCTACCGAATTTGTAGATTGTGAACAGATAACTTTAAATTTAAATGTGGTTCCTTTTGTACTGACAGACAGAACTATTAAAGCTTGTCAATACGCAGGAAATGGATTTTTTGATTTAACAACAGCAAATGTAACAGACAATGCGGTACCAACAACAAAAAAATTCTATCCTACTCTAGCTGATTTAAATGCAAACACCAATCAGATTACTAATCCAACTAATTATTTCTCAGGATTAGGCTCAGTATATGTAAGAGTTTTAACGGCTGAAGGTTGTGTAGGAAATGCTAAAATTACTTTAGATTTCTTCCCTACTCCAGTAGTTAAGGAAGCAACTTTAACAGAATGTTTCATAGAAAACAATGAAACTAAAGGTAAATTTAATCTACTAAACGCAAATATAACGGCTGAAGCACCGGTTACAAAAAAATTCTATCCTACTTCCACGGATGCAAGTAACGGAACTAATGAAATTTTAGGAGTTGATGCATATATTTCAGGAAACGGAGCTGTATATGCAAGAGTTTTCAACTCAAATGGTTGTTATGCAATAGCAAAAATCAACCTTAAAGTAACTCCTCCGAAACGATCTCCGTTATTGGTTGATAAATACATCTGTATTGACGACAGAACTACTTTAGATGCAGGTCCTGGATATCAATCTTACCGTTGGAGCACTGGTGCAACTACCCAATCAATAGTAGGAGTGGCAGTAGGTGATTACTGGGTAATTCTTCAGGATTCAGGATGTTCTGTGAAACAGTTTGTAAGCGTGAAGAAAGCACAAGATCCTGTTATTACTTCAATTGAAATTTCTAACAATACAGCAACAGTAATTGTAACTGGAGGAATAGCACCATATAAATTCTCTGCAGACGGAGTAACTTGGCAAGACTCTAATGTGTTTACCAATCTTACAAGAGGACAGCAAACATTCTATGTAAAAGATTCTTTCAATTGTAATCCTATTTCAGTGGAGGTTACTATTCCTAATTTAGTAAATGCAATTACACCTAATGGAGATAACGTAAATGACTACATAGATTATAGAGAATTAGCTTATAAGGATAATCTTATCTTCGTAATTTATGACAGATATGGTAACAAAATATTCACAGGTGATAAGTCTAATAATTACAGATGGGATGGAACCCATTCTAATAAAAAGATTGTAACAGGAACATATTGGTATCACATCAACTGGAATGAACCCAACGCAACAAAAACTCCAATTAAATATACAGGTTGGATTCTTGTTAAAAACAGAGAATAA